One genomic segment of Camelus ferus isolate YT-003-E chromosome 19, BCGSAC_Cfer_1.0, whole genome shotgun sequence includes these proteins:
- the SDC4 gene encoding syndecan-4 has protein sequence MAPARLLALLLLLVGAPAAAAESIRETEVIDPQDLLEGRYFSGDLPDDEDVGGPGQDLDDFELSGSGDLDDSENIKITPDVTHPLVPLDNHIPEKTGPGNRVPTEPEELGENEVIPKRMSPFDGDEDVSNKVSMSSTAQGSNIFERTEVLAALIVGGVVGILFAIFLVLLLVYRMKKKDEGSYDLGKKPIYKKAPTNEFYA, from the exons ATGGCCCCCGCCCGCCTGCTcgcgctgctgctgctcctcGTGGGCGCCCCCGCCGCCGCGGCGGAGTCG ATCCGAGAAACCGAAGTCATTGATCCTCAAGACCTCCTAGAAGGCCGATACTTTTCCGGAGACCTACCAGACGATGAGGATGtggggggccctgggcaggaccTCGATGACTTTGAGCTGTCTGGCTCTGGAGATCTGG ATGACTCAGAGAACATCAAGATCACCCCCGATGTGACCCACCCCTTG GTGCCTCTCGATAACCACATCCCTGAGAAGACCGGGCCTGGGAACCGGGTCCCCACCGAACCTGAGGAACTGGGGGAGAATGAGGTCATTCCTAAGAGGATGTCACCCTTTGATGGGGATGAGGATGTGTCCAACAAGGTGTCCATGTCCAGCACAGCCCAGGGCAGCAATATCTTTGAGAGGACAGAGGTTCTGGCAG ctctgattGTGGGCGGTGTCGTGGGCATCCTCTTTGCCATCTTCCTGGTCCTGCTGCTGGTGTACCGCATGAAGAAGAAGGACGAGGGCAGCTACGACCTGGGCAAGAAACCCATCTACAAAAAAGCCCCCACCAACGAGTTCTACGCCTGA